Below is a window of Escherichia coli DSM 30083 = JCM 1649 = ATCC 11775 DNA.
ATTTACTCTCATCAGCAGTCAGCACGCGGGCTTCCGTTTCCAGCAACACTGGAATGCCATCGCGCAGCGGGAAAGCCAGGTTGTCCAGTTTGCAAATAAGCTCTTGTTTTTCCTGGTTATACCAAAGTTTTCCGTTGCAAACCGGGCAGGCAATGATTTCAAGCAGACGATGATCCATAGTTCCTCCAGATGGATCGGGTTATGAATGCATAAATCTTATCATAATCATTTATGCGACGGGGTCTATTTCCCAGCCGGCGCGGCAATCAGTAAAGAGGCCTTGCGGGCAGCGTCCTAATGTCACCCGCGTTGCCTGCTGCCAGTTAGCGAAATCAGTAATCGCCTGACGTAACCCTTTTTGCAGCGTTGTCGTTGGTTTAATGCCTTCCTGTAACCACAGAGAGATAACTTCAAGGATGCCTGTCTGGCGATGCATTTTGGCATCCATTCGCCCAACTAATTGCCCACGATGTAATAACGGCAGAACAAAATATCCATACTGGCGTTTCGGCGCTGGGATATAGCACTCCAGCCGGTAGCTAAAATCAAAAAGCTGCTCCGCGCGTTTGCGATCCCAGACAACAGGATCAAAAGGCGAAAGTACCGCGCTGTGCGTTGCAGTGAGCTTTCCGGCGAGCGCACGCTCGAGTAGCGGCAGCAAATCAGCATGCAGCCAAAGATTGCCCAATTTTTCAACATGCACAGCAATGATTTGCTGCTGTTCAGCCCTCGCTTCACGCCACGCCGCCAGTGCCGGACGTTTTAGCCGGTAGTAATCTGCCAGCCACTGTTCGCGAAATATTCCCAGGCTACGCGCACTGTTATCCAGCATGATGATTTCTGCTTCTGCTTGCGAAACGAGATCGCGCTCATCATCCCAGTCAGGCATGACACGGTGAGTTAAATCATAAACGCGCTGGAAGTTGCGCCGTTCAATCACCATCACCTTTCCGGCAGTAAATAAACCTTCCAGATGTCGTTTATGCGGCTTCCACTCCCACCAGCCGCTCGCCCCTTTACGAGGATGCTCAAAATCGGCTGAACGTACCGGCCCCTTATCATGAATATGCTGAATTAACAGTGCAATTTCCGCCGCATGTTCCTGCATCCAGGCGTCTTTATATTTCCAGCCCATTTTTTCAGGTGCCAGCATGCGGTGGCGAATAAGACGAAAATCGCTACGCGGCATAAAGCAGGCTTCATGCGCCCAGTATTCCATTAATTCTCCACGCGCCAGAGACTCATCCAGCCACTGCGCAGGATAATCTCCCAGACGGCTGAAAAGCACCAGATATGGGCTACGGACAACAATATTGATGGTATCGATTTGCAGCAAGGACATGCGGGAGATCGTTGCCGGAATATCCTCCAACGACGCTCGACGGCGGGGTTTGTTTAACAGGCCTTGCGCGGCAAGGTGAAGATTACGCGCATCAGCAAGGGAGAGGTGCGGCAGCGACATTCATGACTCCATCAATCGAACGCTGCCGCGGCGTAACTAGTGGCCAGAAGCCAGCGAGGTTAGTTGCGCAAGCAGTTTCGCTGGTTCATCACCTGAAAGCTGTGCGTCTACAGGCAAATACCACCAATTTTCTTCTGCAAAGGCCCGGCATTTCACCGCATCTTTTTCAGTCATTACCAGCGTTTGTCCGGCGCTTACCAACGCGCTGACATCCGCATGATTCAAAGACTGATGATCGGCCAGCGGTACACATTTTTCCGGTTGTACGCCGCACATCTTCAGCGTGGCAAAAAAGCGCGGCGGATGCCCAATCCCCGCAATCGCCACCACATGTTCAAGCTGAGCAACGTCACAACGCGTACCGGTACGTAAATTCACCGCCTGACCCGGCAGCAGATGCATGGGGATTTCACCGCTGCGGGGGACACCGCCGTTGACGATTACCGCATCAACCGACTTTAAGCGCCCCGCTCGCTCACGCATTGGCCCCGCCGGCAACCACCAGCCATTGCCAAAGCGACGCACACCATCAATAACGACAATTTCCACATCACGCGCCAGACGATAATGCTGTAAACCATCGTCGGTTACGATGATCTGCACATCAGGGTGTTGCGCCAGAATGGCTTTTACCGCGTCAGAACGCACGGGAGAAACCGCAACAGGTGCGCCAGTGCGTTGATAAATCAACACAGGTTCATCACCCGCCTGTGCTGTGGTGGTATCTGCCGACAATAACAGCGGATAAGATTCAGCCTTACCACCATATCCCCGCGATACAACCCCCACGCGAATACCGCGCTGTTGCAGCTGTTCCACCAGCCAGACAACGACCGGGGTTTTTCCGTTGCCGCCTGCGGTGAGATTACCAACCACGACAACCGGTACGGGGGCACGCCAGGCGCGCTTCAGTTTTAGTTTATAGCAAAGACGGATCGCGCCACTCACCAGGCCATACAACCAGGAGAGTGGCAGCAATAGCCGCCATAAAGGGGATTCACCAGACCAGATTTTTTCGATCATTGGCCAAACTGCATTTTGTGAAGTTGCGCGTAAACGCCACGGTGCTCAAGCAAATCGTTATGCGTACCGCGTTCCACAATGACACCATCCTCGACAACCACGATTTCGTCTGCCTTTTCAATGGTAGACAAGCGGTGGGCAATCACCAGAGAGGTACGGTTTTTCTGCAACTCATCCAGTGCCGCCTGAATCGCACGTTCGGATTCGGTATCCAACGCCGAGGTAGCTTCGTCCAGAATCAGTATCGGGCTATCACGCAACAAGGCTCGAGCGATAGCAATACGCTGACGCTGACCGCCAGAGAGCAACACGCCGTTTTCACCAATGACTGTATCGAGACCGTTATCCATCTTATTGATGAAGTCCATGGCGTAGGCCATACGCGCAGCTTCTTCAATTTGCTCACGGCTGTACTGTTCAGTCCTTGCGTAAGCAATGTTGTTGGCAACCGTATCGTTAAACAGATGGACATTCTGCGACACCAGAGCAACCTGGTTACGTAACGACGCCAGGGTATACTCGCGCAGATCGTGACCATCCATCAGGATTTCGCCTTCATCAATATCGTAAAAACGTGTGATTAGGCTGGCGATGGTTGATTTACCTGAACCAGATCGTCCAACCAGAGCAACCGTCTTCCCTGCCGGAATTTTCAGGTTGATGTTACGCAATGCGGGCACATCACGTCCCGGATAAGTAAAGGTGACATTGCGAAACTCCACGTCGCCAGTCGCACGCTCGATCACGCGCTTACCTTCGTCTTTCTCCTGCTCACTGTCCAGAATGGTAAACAGCGTCTGACAAGCCGCCATACCGCGCTGGAACTGGGCGTTAACGTTGGTCAGCGATTTCAGCGGACGCATAAGTGCAATCATTGAAGAGAAAACAACGGTAAT
It encodes the following:
- the ycaR gene encoding protein YcaR → MDHRLLEIIACPVCNGKLWYNQEKQELICKLDNLAFPLRDGIPVLLETEARVLTADESKS
- the ycaQ gene encoding crosslink repair DNA glycosylase YcaQ, which encodes MSLPHLSLADARNLHLAAQGLLNKPRRRASLEDIPATISRMSLLQIDTINIVVRSPYLVLFSRLGDYPAQWLDESLARGELMEYWAHEACFMPRSDFRLIRHRMLAPEKMGWKYKDAWMQEHAAEIALLIQHIHDKGPVRSADFEHPRKGASGWWEWKPHKRHLEGLFTAGKVMVIERRNFQRVYDLTHRVMPDWDDERDLVSQAEAEIIMLDNSARSLGIFREQWLADYYRLKRPALAAWREARAEQQQIIAVHVEKLGNLWLHADLLPLLERALAGKLTATHSAVLSPFDPVVWDRKRAEQLFDFSYRLECYIPAPKRQYGYFVLPLLHRGQLVGRMDAKMHRQTGILEVISLWLQEGIKPTTTLQKGLRQAITDFANWQQATRVTLGRCPQGLFTDCRAGWEIDPVA
- the lpxK gene encoding tetraacyldisaccharide 4'-kinase, with amino-acid sequence MIEKIWSGESPLWRLLLPLSWLYGLVSGAIRLCYKLKLKRAWRAPVPVVVVGNLTAGGNGKTPVVVWLVEQLQQRGIRVGVVSRGYGGKAESYPLLLSADTTTAQAGDEPVLIYQRTGAPVAVSPVRSDAVKAILAQHPDVQIIVTDDGLQHYRLARDVEIVVIDGVRRFGNGWWLPAGPMRERAGRLKSVDAVIVNGGVPRSGEIPMHLLPGQAVNLRTGTRCDVAQLEHVVAIAGIGHPPRFFATLKMCGVQPEKCVPLADHQSLNHADVSALVSAGQTLVMTEKDAVKCRAFAEENWWYLPVDAQLSGDEPAKLLAQLTSLASGH
- the msbA gene encoding lipid A ABC transporter ATP-binding protein/permease MsbA; protein product: MHNDKDLSTWQTFRRLWPTIAPFKAGLIVAGVALILNAASDTFMLSLLKPLLDDGFGKTDRSVLMWMPLVVIGLMILRGITSYISSYCISWVSGKVVMTMRRRLFGHMMGMPVSFFDKQSTGTLLSRITYDSEQVASSSSGALITVVREGASIIGLFIMMFYYSWQLSIILIVLAPIVSIAIRVVSKRFRNISKNMQNTMGQVTTSAEQMLKGHKEVLIFGGQEVETKRFDKVSNRMRLQGMKMVSASSISDPIIQLIASLALAFVLYAASFPSVMDSLTAGTITVVFSSMIALMRPLKSLTNVNAQFQRGMAACQTLFTILDSEQEKDEGKRVIERATGDVEFRNVTFTYPGRDVPALRNINLKIPAGKTVALVGRSGSGKSTIASLITRFYDIDEGEILMDGHDLREYTLASLRNQVALVSQNVHLFNDTVANNIAYARTEQYSREQIEEAARMAYAMDFINKMDNGLDTVIGENGVLLSGGQRQRIAIARALLRDSPILILDEATSALDTESERAIQAALDELQKNRTSLVIAHRLSTIEKADEIVVVEDGVIVERGTHNDLLEHRGVYAQLHKMQFGQ